The window CCGGGCCTGCTCGGGATCGGAGTCGAGGAGCGCGAGTCCGACGCCCGCCTGAACGTTGATGACGGAGATACTGTGCGCCAGGACGTCATGCAGCTCCCGCGCGATCCGCAACCGCTCCTCGTCGGCCCGCCGCCGAGCCGCCTGCGCCCGCTCGGCCCGCTCCTTGGCCCACTGCTCACGCCGGGTCCGTACCAGCTCCGACAGCGCCACGATGGCCACGACCCAGGCAGCGACCACACCTTCCTGTCCCCAGGGAGCGGCGGAGTCCCCGGAGGGCGGGAGCCACTGGTAGAGCCAGTGGGCGACCAGCACATGCCCGACCCACAAGGTGCCCATGGCCGCCCAGGCGGCCCGTCGATGCCCGGCGACGATGGCGTTGAAGCAGCTGATCGCCACGGTGAGGAAGACGGGCCCGTACGGATATCCGGCGCCGAGGTAGACCATGGCGGCACCGGCCGTACCGAAGGCGACGGCGACGGGATAGCGATGCCGCCACAGCAGCAGAAGCCCGGCCACGAGCAGCAGCACGCGCGCGAAGGCATCGAGGTCGGCCCGCTCGCCCACCTGTTCCTTGGCGGCGAAGTTCGACCCGAGGAGCACGAAGGCGGTGACGACAACGGTGGACCGCCAGGGCCACCGCCCCTGCTCTTCCTGCCTCCACCACGACGGCCCGCTCCGCCACCACTGCGGCGGACCGACCACGGGCACACGCTGCTCCTCCATGCCCGCCACGCTAGACGCCACCACCGCCGGGCCGCGTCACCCGGGCGAGGTGATCACGCGTACTCCCGGCGAAGTACGCCGCCGAACGGCCGTCACTTCCCCGAGCCGGCCGGTCCGGTCTGCGGATACACCAGGCCCACGCCCTGGGCGAGTTGGCTCACGGCATGCCGGAAGAACCGCTCGCGGTCCTCGACCACCCGGTGGAACTGGCCGAACAGCTCGAAGCCGACCAGACCATAGAGCTGGGCCCACGCCGCGATGAGCGCCGCCATCGTCTCCGGGGGAAGGTCGGGGGCGAAGTCGGCGGCCATACGTTCGGCCTCGGGGCGCAGTTCGGCGGGCAGGCGTGGCTTGGCGAGGCCGAGGCCCTTGTGGGCGTCGCGCAGGATGCCGATGAACACCTGGCCGACCCGGGACGCGGCCGGGACCGTGGTGTCGGGGGCGGTGTAGCCGGGCACCGGTGAACCGTAGATCAGCGCGTACTCGTGCGGATGCGCCAGCGCCCAGCCCCGTACGGCCTCGCACACCGCGATCCAGCGGTGCCCGGGGCCGGCGTCGGCGAAGGCGTCGCGCGCGGCCTCGGCGCTCTCGCCGACGGA of the Streptomyces sp. NBC_00287 genome contains:
- a CDS encoding sensor histidine kinase encodes the protein MEEQRVPVVGPPQWWRSGPSWWRQEEQGRWPWRSTVVVTAFVLLGSNFAAKEQVGERADLDAFARVLLLVAGLLLLWRHRYPVAVAFGTAGAAMVYLGAGYPYGPVFLTVAISCFNAIVAGHRRAAWAAMGTLWVGHVLVAHWLYQWLPPSGDSAAPWGQEGVVAAWVVAIVALSELVRTRREQWAKERAERAQAARRRADEERLRIARELHDVLAHSISVINVQAGVGLALLDSDPEQARTALTTIKAQSKEALGEVRQVLDTLRAPGDAPRAPAPGLDRLPELVDQAAGAGLTVEVHGTPPPLPPGTDLAAFRIVQEALTNVVRHSGSRHARVHLEHEGGALRIRVDDDGPATGADAGGSGNGLAGMRERAAALGGTIEAGPRADGGFRVLAVLPLSVKEDDR
- a CDS encoding TetR/AcrR family transcriptional regulator, producing the protein MSTAHGSTPQGARARARIEVTAAIKDEARRQLAADGAAKLSLRAVARELGMVSSALYRYFPSRDDLLTALIIDAYNSVGESAEAARDAFADAGPGHRWIAVCEAVRGWALAHPHEYALIYGSPVPGYTAPDTTVPAASRVGQVFIGILRDAHKGLGLAKPRLPAELRPEAERMAADFAPDLPPETMAALIAAWAQLYGLVGFELFGQFHRVVEDRERFFRHAVSQLAQGVGLVYPQTGPAGSGK